A single Bacillus sp. OxB-1 DNA region contains:
- the cobT gene encoding nicotinate-nucleotide--dimethylbenzimidazole phosphoribosyltransferase yields MIQVNIPALDLQAGDEAEAYSATLTKPVGSLGRLEELAVELARMKGTRTLEITPPGILVFAADHGVVREGVSAFPQEVTVQMVSNIVQGGAAINVFGRQIGATFQVVDVGVAGEVAEEAVSPRKIRPGTGSFLTELAMTREEAEQAVAVGYSEAERLLENGMKCLIVGEVGIGNTTASSAVLSAITGADPASIVGYGTGISSVQHERKIAVVREAVERHKPDSQDAYDILSKVGGLEMGAMAGAMLAAAENRVPILLDGFICTVSALLAKLIDPRVADYMILSHQSAEPGHLTAIQHIRKQPIVQLDMRLGEGTGAAVAFPILQAAVHMINEMATFESAGVAGKEEDSSATLS; encoded by the coding sequence ATGATTCAAGTGAACATACCTGCGCTGGATCTTCAAGCAGGTGATGAGGCCGAGGCGTATTCGGCCACGTTGACGAAACCGGTGGGAAGCTTGGGCCGATTGGAAGAATTGGCGGTGGAGCTGGCGAGAATGAAAGGCACTCGTACACTTGAGATTACACCGCCTGGCATCTTGGTGTTTGCCGCGGATCACGGTGTTGTGCGGGAAGGCGTTTCGGCGTTCCCCCAAGAAGTGACCGTTCAAATGGTGTCCAATATCGTGCAAGGTGGGGCTGCCATCAATGTCTTTGGCAGGCAGATTGGTGCCACGTTCCAAGTGGTCGATGTCGGAGTCGCCGGCGAAGTCGCGGAGGAAGCTGTCAGCCCGAGAAAGATTCGACCAGGTACCGGAAGCTTTTTGACAGAGTTGGCGATGACTCGGGAAGAGGCGGAGCAAGCGGTTGCTGTCGGTTATTCGGAAGCGGAGCGTTTGCTGGAAAATGGTATGAAATGCTTGATTGTCGGAGAAGTCGGCATCGGCAATACGACTGCAAGTAGTGCCGTATTGTCCGCGATTACCGGGGCCGATCCCGCCTCAATCGTCGGATATGGGACAGGCATCTCTTCCGTCCAGCATGAGCGGAAAATCGCGGTGGTCCGCGAAGCGGTTGAACGCCACAAGCCGGATTCGCAAGACGCCTATGATATCCTGTCCAAAGTTGGCGGGTTGGAAATGGGTGCGATGGCTGGTGCGATGCTGGCTGCTGCTGAAAACCGGGTGCCGATTCTGCTAGATGGGTTCATCTGCACTGTATCGGCTCTATTGGCTAAATTGATTGATCCCCGTGTAGCGGACTATATGATTCTATCCCATCAATCGGCGGAACCCGGACATCTTACGGCCATCCAGCATATCAGAAAACAACCGATCGTCCAATTGGATATGCGGCTCGGTGAAGGAACCGGGGCGGCTGTCGCCTTCCCGATTTTGCAAGCGGCGGTCCATATGATCAATGAGATGGCCACTTTCGAAAGTGCCGGAGTGGCTGGAAAAGAAGAAGATTCGAGTGCTACGCTTTCATAA